The Candidatus Equadaptatus faecalis nucleotide sequence GGAGCTGTACGAGGAAAAGTCTCCACGCGGGCATCTCAACAAAGTCAACTCCGTCCGGGTGGAGAACAGCCGGCGTTTTGCGGTCGTCTGCACCGAACACCTTTTCAATTATTCTGCTGTAGAAGAAGAATCCGCCAAGCAGAACAGCCAATGAAACGAGAAAACTGACCATTGTGTTGCCTCCCTGAAAAAAATGTGTGCTGATTGCACTGCCCGTAATTATAAACGGTATATTTTAAATAGCAATAGGAAAAAATCCAAAATTTCACAAATTTCCCGATTTTTGAAGCAGTTTTTCTTTGTCGTGCAGTGAAATTTTTGTTTCCCGCCGCTCTTAAAATTTCCGAGATTAATTTGTTTTCAGGAACAATTCTTTCGCTTCTTCGTTTGTTTCGGTATTGCCCAGCGCCCACATAAGCTTCGTGACAACGGCTTCAAGTGTCATGCAGTCCGCCGAAAGCGCTCCGAGCTTCTGCGCGAGAACGCCTGTGTCGTAGATGTCAAGATGAGTCCCGTCGTAGATACACTGGGTAATGCAGACGACTATAACGCCCGCCTTGAGCGCTCTTTCAAGCGCCGGAAGCAGACTTTTTTCCCTGTTCGGGACTCCGCCGGCTCCAAAGCCCTCTATCACGATTGCCCTGTAACCTGCCTGAACGGCAAAATCCAGCACCTTTTCACTTGCGCCTGGGACAAGCTTATAAACGAAAACCTTTTCGTCTGCCGCTGTTCTGGGATTAAACGCGGGCAGATTTTTCTCCGGCGCCGCCCATTGAAACCCGTCGCGCGTTATTAAAGCCGCACAAGGCGTGTTGACGCTTACAAAAGCCTCAAAATTCTGCGTGTAAAGCTTTTTTGCGCGGCTTCCGTCTATAACGCTGCCGCCGAAAACAAGATACACGCCCGCGCGGCTGCCGGAGGCGAGCCTGAAAGCGTTAAACAGATTGCGTTTTCCGTCAGTCATTGGGGCTTCAATCGGAAGCTGCGCACCCGTAACCGCAACAGGCTTGCGGATTCCCTCAAGCATCCAGCAGAGGGCGGAAGCCGTGTATGCCATAGTGTCTGTGCCGTGGGAAATTACGAAACCGTCATAGTTTTCGTACTCTTCAACTACTGTGTCCGCGATTTCAGTCCAGTGGCGCGGCTGTATATTGCTGCTGTCGAGACTGAGCAGTTCGCGGTATTCAATATTGCACATTCCTTCAAGCTCCGGAATAAGCCGTATCATGGAGGCACCGCCAACAGCCGGTACAAGCCCGTTTTCACTCTGTTCCGAAGCTATCGTGCCGCCTGTTGAAATCATAAGTATTCTTTTCACGGTACAATCCCACCTGATTTACGTAAATTATGTCTGCGCTGACAGACAGGTGCCGCCGTCTCAAAAAGTTTCATGCCGCGGCGGAATGCGGTTACATTATAGCAACAAATTCATTTATTACTATTACGCAGAAAACCGAATAAAAAAGAACCCCCGAAAGGAGGTTCTTTCAGCATACATTAGACTTATTCAAGCCCGATAATAACCGCAATCTGCAGCATAATCATCTGAAGAACGTAGAGTATTCCGCAGAGAGGAATAAACCATTTGAGCCATTTTTCGTAGGGAATACCTGCGATACCGCAGATAATGACGCAGCCGCCCGTCGGCCAGAGAAGGTTGCTGAGACCGTCGCCGAACTGGAACGCAATGCACGCCACCTGGCGTGAAAGACCGAGGTTGTCGGCAAGCGGCGCCATAATCGGCATTGTAACTGCCGCCTGTCCAGAACCGGAGGAGACGGGGAAGTTGATAAGCGTCTGAACGAAGAGCATCAGCTGTGCGGACACCCAGTGAGGCGCGCCTCTGAGCAGGTTTGTGAGCGCATAGATTATTGTGTCGATAATTTTTGCGTCCTGCATAACGACCATAATGCCTTTTGCCAGACCGGTAAGCATTGCTCCCCAGAGTATCGTCTTGGCGCTGGCGGTGAACACGTCGCAGTATTTGTTCGGGCTCCAGCCCATAATTGCCGCGGCAACGATTGACATAATAGTGAACAGCCCGCAGAGTTCCGGATAATCCCAGCCCTTTTCCATAAGCCCGTACATAAGAATGAAGAGCGTTACGACGAGGTCGATAAGGACAAGCGCCGTTCTGCCGTCGAATTTGTATTCGTCAAGCGCGTCGCTTGTGAACGCGTGAGGCGATTCAAGACCGTAGACAGGAGAAATTGTCGGATCCTTACGGTATTTGATGCCGTACCAGATGAGATACGCCGCAGAGGCCGCCATGAAAACTACGAAGCAGACAATGCGGAACGGCGTTGCCGAATAGAGAGGCAGACCGGAAATCGACTGAGCGATTGCAACCGTGTACGGGTTGAGCGTTGCTGCCATAAATCCAATGTATTCGCCGAGCGCGAGTATGGCGAAACCGAACATCGCGTCGTAGCCGAGCGCAATCCCGAGACCGACGATGAGCGGATAGAAGCCGTAGAATTCGGAAAGCATACCGAACGCTGAACCGCCTATTCCGAAAAGAACCATAAGAATAGGAACTATCCAGAGTGATTTGCTGCCGAATTTTTTGAGGACAGAGCCGATGCCTGCGTGGAAAGCGCCGGTCTTGACCATTACTCCGAAGGTGCCGGAGCAGAAAACCATAACGAAGAAAATTCCGGCTGCGTCAACGCACCCGCGGTACAGCGCGCCGAACGTCGCGAGAAATCCGGTTGTCTTAACGCCTTCCGCCGTTTTCGCGATAAACTTGAAAGTGCCGTCAATAGCCACGCTGCGCATTTTGCCGTTGACGTCAATCTTCTGATACTCGTAGCTGCCCGACGGAACGATCCAGCTGAGCAGAGCGGTTACAGCGATCATAACCGCTATAATGATCCAGGTGTTAGGAAATTCAAATTTCCTTTTTGCCTGTTCTGCCATTTGTTACTCCCCCTTAAAATTAATTGCAAGCTTTAAGCAGTAAGCCTTAAGCGCAAGCGCTGATAAAAACGGCCGGTGCTTCTGCATCGGCCGTTGATTTCAAATTCTGCGCACAGCGCAAAATCAATTAATCCATAGCTCTCCGCAAAAGCGGCAGTCACACGGATCTTATCCGTATGCCCGGGCGGATTTCGCAAATTTCCGCCTTCGGCAGCGGCCCCTTCCCGGACGGCAACGGTTTTGCGGCACCTTTTGCACCGTTCGTACTCTTGACAGCTGCTCCTCTATCCTTTAATCGCAATATTTAACTGGTCAGGTGATTATAGCACCGTTTCGGCGGCGGCGCAACAACCGCGCCAAAAAGCCGCCTTAAACGCGCCAAAAGCCGCCTTAAATGCAATCAGCAATCAGTATGACCGATATGAAACGTTTCTGCTATTCAAAATACGCCTTTGCCTTAAGCTCTCCGTCAAGGAGCATGCAGCTGCCGTTTGCGAAAAGCGTTTTCAGTTCCAGTCCGC carries:
- a CDS encoding YfcC family protein, which translates into the protein MAEQAKRKFEFPNTWIIIAVMIAVTALLSWIVPSGSYEYQKIDVNGKMRSVAIDGTFKFIAKTAEGVKTTGFLATFGALYRGCVDAAGIFFVMVFCSGTFGVMVKTGAFHAGIGSVLKKFGSKSLWIVPILMVLFGIGGSAFGMLSEFYGFYPLIVGLGIALGYDAMFGFAILALGEYIGFMAATLNPYTVAIAQSISGLPLYSATPFRIVCFVVFMAASAAYLIWYGIKYRKDPTISPVYGLESPHAFTSDALDEYKFDGRTALVLIDLVVTLFILMYGLMEKGWDYPELCGLFTIMSIVAAAIMGWSPNKYCDVFTASAKTILWGAMLTGLAKGIMVVMQDAKIIDTIIYALTNLLRGAPHWVSAQLMLFVQTLINFPVSSGSGQAAVTMPIMAPLADNLGLSRQVACIAFQFGDGLSNLLWPTGGCVIICGIAGIPYEKWLKWFIPLCGILYVLQMIMLQIAVIIGLE
- a CDS encoding asparaginase, whose amino-acid sequence is MKRILMISTGGTIASEQSENGLVPAVGGASMIRLIPELEGMCNIEYRELLSLDSSNIQPRHWTEIADTVVEEYENYDGFVISHGTDTMAYTASALCWMLEGIRKPVAVTGAQLPIEAPMTDGKRNLFNAFRLASGSRAGVYLVFGGSVIDGSRAKKLYTQNFEAFVSVNTPCAALITRDGFQWAAPEKNLPAFNPRTAADEKVFVYKLVPGASEKVLDFAVQAGYRAIVIEGFGAGGVPNREKSLLPALERALKAGVIVVCITQCIYDGTHLDIYDTGVLAQKLGALSADCMTLEAVVTKLMWALGNTETNEEAKELFLKTN